A single region of the Streptomyces sp. NBC_00425 genome encodes:
- a CDS encoding DUF4177 domain-containing protein → MSNPHALEYKVVTFRESLIGDALDSDKLEKVLNKHAEDGWALKAITSADVKGRIGPGAVEGLLLTLERPRR, encoded by the coding sequence ATGAGCAACCCGCACGCACTCGAGTACAAGGTCGTCACCTTCCGGGAGTCGCTGATCGGCGACGCACTGGACAGCGACAAGCTGGAGAAGGTCCTCAACAAGCACGCCGAGGACGGCTGGGCCCTGAAGGCGATCACCTCCGCCGACGTCAAGGGCCGCATCGGGCCCGGCGCGGTGGAGGGTCTGCTCCTCACCCTGGAGCGTCCGCGCCGCTGA
- a CDS encoding cutinase family protein, whose translation MRIRLCLAALSLAGGVGLTAASAPSASAAACSDIDVVAARGTFEPGTLGLIVGDPVYSALQKKLTGKKLSSYAVNYPADLSLTSAAQGNADLVNHVKAQAAACPAQRFLLVGYSQGANVVDNSLGISSAGAVVGSPIVATLPAAVEPKVAAVLLFGNPIRALGKSVTGVYQSRTIDFCADGDPICENGGDDVLAHLGYTSDAGAAVTFAAGRV comes from the coding sequence ATGCGTATTCGCCTGTGCCTTGCCGCGCTCTCCCTCGCCGGAGGGGTCGGACTGACCGCCGCCTCGGCCCCTTCGGCATCCGCGGCCGCCTGCTCGGACATCGACGTCGTGGCAGCTCGCGGCACCTTCGAGCCGGGCACGCTCGGCCTGATCGTCGGCGACCCGGTCTATTCGGCCCTGCAGAAGAAACTGACGGGAAAGAAACTCTCCAGCTATGCGGTGAACTATCCCGCGGACCTTTCCCTCACCTCCGCCGCGCAGGGAAACGCCGATCTCGTGAACCACGTCAAGGCGCAGGCCGCGGCCTGTCCCGCTCAGCGCTTCCTCCTGGTCGGCTATTCGCAGGGCGCGAACGTGGTCGACAACTCACTCGGCATCAGCAGCGCCGGCGCGGTGGTGGGCAGTCCCATCGTGGCGACCCTCCCCGCGGCCGTCGAGCCGAAGGTCGCCGCCGTCCTGCTGTTCGGCAACCCGATCCGGGCGCTCGGCAAGAGCGTCACCGGCGTCTACCAGAGCCGCACCATCGACTTCTGCGCCGACGGCGACCCCATCTGCGAGAACGGCGGGGACGACGTGCTGGCGCACCTCGGCTACACCTCCGACGCCGGCGCGGCGGTCACGTTCGCCGCCGGCCGGGTCTGA
- a CDS encoding PucR family transcriptional regulator: MAVPAPRGEPVGPRTAPVPPDLAELLRSDLEGVADEVEEEVRRQVPEYSGPAAGVQGRHIRAGVVQALTLFVDHIADPRGQDAAIAATYYELGRGEAIEGRSLDALQSALRVGGLHAWRRLSRTAEEVGLDSTAVAALGELAFRTVHEVAEAAAAGYAEARCHSAGELERRRRRLLGQLLGEGPVSPEAVQELAHAARWRVPSQVAVVVLATSADQYAQDPPPAAPGALVDMESRPPRVLVPDPEGAGRFGGRSFVLGLRGRPAAIGPTVPVAEAAHSLRWATRALGLMGRGVLPRQGVVRCADHLSTLLLHSDEPLLGHLAARALAPLDAVSEGQRTRLAETLLVWLLTGSNVPDVAARLHIHPQTVRYRLRQLEKLFGDALHDPGARLDLILALRSTAAHGDAARTLTSEQ, from the coding sequence GTGGCTGTCCCCGCTCCCCGCGGCGAACCCGTCGGCCCCCGAACCGCTCCGGTCCCGCCGGACCTCGCCGAGCTGCTGCGCTCCGATCTCGAAGGCGTGGCCGACGAAGTGGAGGAAGAGGTCCGCAGACAGGTTCCCGAATACTCGGGGCCGGCCGCCGGGGTCCAGGGTCGCCACATCAGAGCCGGCGTGGTCCAGGCGCTCACCCTGTTCGTCGACCACATCGCCGACCCGCGGGGCCAGGACGCCGCCATCGCCGCGACGTACTACGAACTCGGCCGCGGTGAAGCCATCGAGGGACGCAGTCTGGACGCGCTGCAGTCCGCGTTGCGCGTGGGCGGGCTGCACGCCTGGCGGCGGCTGAGCCGCACGGCGGAGGAGGTCGGGCTGGACTCGACGGCCGTGGCCGCCCTCGGCGAACTGGCGTTCAGGACCGTGCACGAGGTCGCGGAGGCGGCCGCCGCCGGATACGCCGAGGCACGGTGCCACAGCGCGGGAGAGCTGGAGCGGCGGCGTCGGCGCCTGCTCGGCCAGCTGCTGGGCGAGGGGCCGGTGTCCCCCGAGGCGGTGCAGGAGCTGGCGCACGCCGCACGCTGGCGGGTGCCCTCGCAGGTCGCGGTCGTCGTGCTCGCGACCAGCGCCGACCAGTACGCACAGGATCCTCCGCCGGCGGCGCCCGGAGCGCTGGTCGACATGGAGTCACGTCCGCCGAGGGTGCTGGTCCCGGACCCGGAGGGCGCAGGCCGCTTCGGCGGCCGGTCGTTCGTCCTCGGTCTGCGGGGACGTCCGGCGGCGATCGGTCCGACGGTCCCGGTCGCCGAGGCCGCGCACTCGCTGCGCTGGGCGACGCGGGCGCTGGGGCTGATGGGCCGCGGCGTGCTGCCCCGGCAGGGCGTGGTGCGCTGCGCCGACCATCTGTCGACGCTGCTCCTGCACAGCGACGAGCCGCTGCTCGGCCACCTGGCGGCACGAGCCCTCGCTCCCCTCGACGCCGTGTCCGAGGGACAGCGGACCAGGCTGGCAGAGACGCTGCTGGTCTGGCTGCTGACCGGCAGCAACGTGCCCGACGTGGCCGCCCGGCTGCACATCCACCCGCAGACGGTCCGCTACCGGCTGCGCCAACTGGAGAAGCTGTTCGGCGACGCCCTGCACGACCCCGGCGCCCGGCTGGACCTGATCCTCGCCCTGCGCTCCACGGCGGCGCACGGCGACGCGGCGCGGACACTAACTTCGGAACAATAA
- a CDS encoding alpha/beta hydrolase: protein MPHRTAGTSRRAVTKAAAATGLAALFGAHATATAHATTTAHATDTVTAAGRAATLPGPRTVDVSVSSPALGRRAPLRLILPTGFDNRPERTYPVLYLLHGAHDDYTSWTRETDIEAFTEGRDLIVAMPDAGPTGIPSAWRGGPDYETFQVREVPALLARDYRASGVRVVAGVSTGGYGAMAHAARHPGAFAAAASYSGVLDTTAPGVPTLVDAIVARENLLPPSLWGNPILNAPTWRDFNPRARAAGLRGTPLYVSSGSGVVGGAGDWLPEALESTLWPSAHGFTGALALLGISVTTHFYPGGGHSWTYWRREFTASWPMLAGALGVPE from the coding sequence ATGCCGCACCGCACCGCCGGAACGTCCCGACGCGCCGTCACCAAAGCCGCGGCGGCCACAGGACTGGCCGCCCTGTTCGGCGCCCACGCCACGGCGACGGCCCACGCCACCACCACGGCCCACGCCACCGACACGGTCACCGCGGCGGGCCGGGCCGCGACCCTGCCGGGGCCACGGACCGTCGACGTCTCCGTCTCCTCCCCGGCGCTGGGCCGCCGGGCTCCGCTGCGGCTGATCCTGCCCACCGGCTTCGACAACCGGCCCGAGCGGACCTACCCCGTGCTGTATCTGCTGCACGGCGCTCACGACGACTACACGTCCTGGACCCGGGAGACGGACATCGAGGCCTTCACCGAGGGCCGCGACCTGATCGTGGCCATGCCCGACGCGGGACCCACCGGCATCCCGTCCGCGTGGCGGGGCGGCCCCGACTACGAGACGTTCCAGGTGCGGGAGGTCCCGGCGCTGCTCGCCCGCGACTACCGGGCCTCCGGCGTGCGGGTCGTCGCCGGGGTCTCCACCGGGGGCTACGGGGCGATGGCGCACGCGGCACGCCACCCCGGCGCGTTCGCCGCCGCGGCCTCCTACAGCGGCGTCCTCGACACCACGGCCCCCGGGGTGCCGACCCTCGTGGACGCCATCGTGGCCCGCGAGAACCTGCTTCCGCCGTCCCTGTGGGGCAACCCGATCCTCAACGCCCCGACCTGGCGCGACTTCAATCCGCGGGCGCGCGCGGCCGGGCTGCGGGGCACGCCCCTGTACGTGTCGAGCGGCAGCGGGGTGGTCGGCGGCGCCGGCGACTGGCTGCCCGAGGCACTGGAGAGCACGCTGTGGCCCTCGGCGCACGGCTTCACCGGCGCGCTCGCACTCCTCGGCATCTCCGTCACCACCCACTTCTACCCGGGAGGAGGACACAGCTGGACCTACTGGCGGCGGGAGTTCACCGCCTCCTGGCCGATGCTCGCCGGTGCGCTGGGGGTGCCGGAATGA
- a CDS encoding type I polyketide synthase — translation MRAADEEALRRLITDRVTAWQGGSADTVPTVPTPTDAPAKVTTDVPLDVPLADLGMSSRDAVVLAGELSRLTGRELPATLLWEAPTAQALVTHLCATAAQDTTGQTTAGQDTAGHTTAGQDIAGQAASGRDTAAEHAPVAPASLAPTGLGEPVAVIGVGCRLPGGVRGPADYWRLLCDGVDAIGRVPADRWRDFTAFPPKDAPTHGGYLDDVAGFDADFFRITPREAAVMDPQQRILLEVVRETLDHAAVPAAALAGTATGVFVGVSAAEYGQLTGADATAVDPWAPAGAALSVTAGRLAYTLDTRGPSMAVDTACSSSLVALHHACVSLRSGESDTAIAAGVNLLLSPAVGVAFGQAGALAADGRCKPFSAAADGIGRGEGCAAVLLKRLSDAERDGDRVLAVVRATAVNSDGRSNGLLAPNPAAQQALLATAYRRAGLVAGQVDYVEAHGTGTPLGDPIEAGALDAVLGPGRDLEQPLLLGSVKGNLGHLEAAAGLAGLVKTVLALHHDLIPPSLHCAHGSAVGEARLRVVTESEPWPRYGGTAVAGVSGFGFSGANAHAVLEEWRTDALPRPVEEPAARLHLLSDVDSERVRDTAGRLAAWLRTPEGRAVHPADVARTLAGRTGRGPVRAAVVAHDTDELADAMDALAHHRPHTHTHTHTVTGDRDLVGRGPVWVFSGYGSQWPGMGRRLLAEEPAFAAAVEKLDAQLVGACGFSLHDRLTSEDPLDRLEIAQPVLFGVQVALAESWRSYGVEPAAVIGHSMGEVAAAVCAGALEVPEAALVIAVRARLLSGLRGGAMAVVEVDDTELVVLQRDFPGVQIAVHSSPRQKVVTGDEPAVAGLVRRLEEEGRVARFMQVTGAGHSSRVDPLLPELTDALAEVRGRRPRVPVYSTVLDDPRGDCAFDAVHWAANLRRPVRLDRALAAAAADGHTAFVEISPHPVLTGPIADTVPGALAVGSLRRGADGGAAFLTQVGSLYAAGLPLPPPTDGRVVDVPAPRWRHTRHWWTDGRPRASGQAASRPAWHTGPAHGPTGAGWAAPVERTDPPARAAAAPAAAAPASAAPASASAATAAAPGEAEPAGHADAIGETAEVTGTGDAASVAARLGRHIADVTGHPTARITPATVLADLGLDSLMAVRIRTAVEREFGITLPLRDLLGAATVAEAAERVRQGGAASKDGRTLPASEDSSSPQRLPHLPHPLQPLQLFQLFQLFQPLQPLRPGGPRPPLFLFHAAGGSSDVYRTLAQRLGDVRPVLGVNRLEEAGTVPEKARRYAEAITAAHPTGPVLLGGWSFGGFLAQETARLLTDAGRAVPLVVLIDSVRPLLPPPGPARADRVRAHFAGFARHVADVYGVRLRLPHDELAATDDDRERIDLVLRTLRAAADVPSAALEHQRASYLDLRIGEAHRPSRYAGRVVLYRATEPAPHTVRDPAYERDDEALGWDAVCPDLTVVPVPGHHLSLLDPPHVDEIAAHLGQLLAAPGGTAEPH, via the coding sequence ATGAGGGCCGCCGACGAGGAGGCGCTGCGCCGGCTGATCACGGACCGGGTGACCGCCTGGCAGGGCGGCTCCGCGGACACCGTGCCGACCGTGCCGACGCCGACGGACGCGCCGGCGAAGGTGACGACGGACGTGCCGCTGGACGTGCCGCTGGCGGACCTCGGGATGTCGTCGCGGGACGCGGTCGTGCTGGCCGGGGAGCTGTCCCGGCTGACGGGCCGTGAGCTGCCGGCGACACTGCTCTGGGAGGCGCCCACCGCCCAGGCGCTGGTGACGCACCTGTGCGCCACGGCCGCGCAGGACACCACGGGGCAGACCACCGCAGGACAGGACACCGCGGGGCATACCACCGCAGGGCAGGACATCGCGGGGCAGGCCGCCTCAGGGCGAGACACCGCCGCAGAGCATGCTCCCGTGGCGCCCGCGTCCCTTGCCCCGACGGGGCTCGGCGAGCCCGTCGCGGTCATCGGGGTGGGGTGCCGGCTGCCGGGCGGGGTGCGCGGGCCGGCCGACTACTGGCGGCTGCTGTGCGACGGCGTCGACGCGATCGGGCGGGTCCCGGCGGACCGCTGGCGCGACTTCACGGCGTTCCCGCCGAAGGACGCACCGACGCACGGCGGCTACCTCGACGACGTCGCCGGGTTCGACGCCGACTTCTTCCGCATCACCCCGCGCGAGGCCGCGGTGATGGACCCGCAGCAGCGGATCCTTCTGGAGGTCGTCCGCGAGACGCTCGACCACGCCGCGGTGCCGGCCGCCGCCCTGGCGGGCACGGCCACCGGCGTCTTCGTCGGCGTCAGCGCCGCCGAGTACGGACAACTGACCGGCGCCGACGCGACGGCCGTCGATCCCTGGGCGCCCGCCGGGGCGGCGCTCAGTGTGACGGCGGGACGGCTGGCCTACACGCTCGACACCCGCGGGCCGAGCATGGCGGTCGACACGGCCTGCTCGTCCTCCCTGGTCGCGCTGCACCACGCCTGCGTCAGTCTGCGCTCCGGCGAGAGCGACACGGCGATCGCCGCCGGGGTCAACCTGCTCCTGTCCCCCGCCGTCGGCGTCGCGTTCGGGCAGGCCGGCGCCCTCGCAGCGGACGGACGCTGCAAGCCGTTCTCCGCGGCGGCCGACGGCATCGGCCGCGGCGAGGGCTGCGCCGCCGTGCTCCTGAAGCGGCTCTCCGACGCCGAGCGGGACGGCGACCGCGTCCTCGCCGTCGTGCGGGCCACCGCCGTCAACTCCGACGGCCGCTCCAACGGGCTGCTGGCCCCCAACCCCGCCGCACAGCAAGCCCTGTTGGCGACCGCGTACAGGCGGGCCGGGCTGGTCGCGGGGCAGGTCGACTACGTCGAGGCGCACGGCACGGGCACCCCGCTCGGCGACCCGATCGAGGCGGGCGCGCTGGACGCGGTGCTGGGTCCGGGGCGCGACCTCGAACAGCCGCTGCTGCTCGGCTCGGTCAAGGGCAACCTCGGCCATCTGGAGGCCGCGGCGGGGCTCGCCGGGCTGGTGAAGACGGTCCTCGCCCTCCACCACGACCTCATCCCGCCGTCCCTGCACTGCGCGCACGGAAGCGCCGTGGGCGAGGCGCGGCTGCGGGTGGTGACCGAGTCCGAGCCGTGGCCCCGTTACGGCGGCACGGCCGTCGCCGGCGTCTCGGGTTTCGGCTTCAGCGGCGCCAACGCCCATGCGGTGCTGGAGGAATGGCGGACCGACGCCCTCCCGCGGCCGGTCGAGGAGCCGGCCGCCCGGCTGCATCTGCTGTCCGACGTCGACTCCGAGCGGGTCCGGGACACCGCGGGCCGGCTGGCCGCCTGGCTCCGCACGCCCGAGGGGAGGGCGGTCCACCCGGCTGACGTGGCGCGTACGCTCGCCGGACGCACCGGTCGCGGACCCGTGCGCGCCGCGGTGGTCGCCCATGACACGGACGAACTGGCCGATGCCATGGACGCGTTGGCACACCACCGCCCGCACACGCACACGCACACGCACACGGTGACCGGTGACCGTGATCTCGTGGGGCGGGGCCCGGTGTGGGTGTTCTCCGGCTACGGCAGCCAGTGGCCCGGCATGGGACGCCGGCTCCTGGCCGAGGAACCGGCGTTCGCCGCGGCCGTGGAGAAACTCGACGCGCAGCTCGTCGGCGCCTGCGGATTCTCGCTGCACGACCGGCTGACGTCCGAAGACCCCCTGGACCGCCTGGAGATCGCCCAGCCCGTGCTGTTCGGGGTGCAGGTGGCGCTCGCCGAGTCGTGGCGCTCGTACGGGGTGGAACCGGCCGCGGTGATCGGCCACTCGATGGGCGAGGTGGCCGCCGCCGTCTGCGCGGGCGCGCTGGAAGTGCCGGAGGCCGCCCTGGTCATCGCCGTGCGGGCCCGGCTGCTGAGCGGGCTGCGGGGCGGCGCGATGGCCGTGGTCGAGGTGGACGACACCGAACTCGTCGTCCTGCAGAGGGACTTCCCCGGCGTTCAGATCGCCGTCCACTCCTCGCCCCGGCAGAAGGTGGTCACCGGGGACGAGCCGGCGGTCGCCGGGCTGGTGCGCCGACTGGAGGAGGAGGGACGCGTCGCACGGTTCATGCAGGTGACCGGCGCCGGGCACTCGTCCCGGGTCGATCCGCTGCTGCCGGAGCTGACCGACGCCCTGGCCGAGGTCCGGGGGCGGCGCCCGCGGGTGCCGGTCTACTCCACCGTCCTCGACGACCCGCGCGGCGACTGCGCGTTCGACGCCGTCCACTGGGCCGCCAACCTGCGCCGGCCGGTGCGTCTGGACCGGGCCCTCGCGGCGGCTGCGGCCGACGGCCACACCGCGTTCGTCGAGATCTCACCGCATCCGGTCCTGACGGGGCCCATCGCCGACACCGTGCCCGGCGCCCTCGCCGTGGGCTCCCTGCGTCGCGGTGCGGACGGCGGCGCCGCGTTCCTCACCCAGGTGGGCTCGCTGTACGCCGCCGGGCTGCCCCTGCCGCCGCCGACGGACGGTCGCGTCGTCGACGTGCCCGCGCCGCGCTGGCGGCACACCCGGCACTGGTGGACGGACGGCCGGCCCCGGGCCTCGGGGCAGGCGGCGAGCCGCCCGGCGTGGCACACCGGACCGGCCCATGGGCCCACGGGCGCCGGGTGGGCCGCTCCCGTCGAGCGGACCGACCCTCCGGCGCGGGCCGCAGCCGCCCCTGCCGCTGCGGCTCCTGCATCCGCTGCCCCTGCCTCTGCCTCTGCCGCTACCGCGGCCGCTCCCGGGGAGGCTGAACCGGCCGGGCACGCGGATGCGATCGGGGAGACGGCAGAGGTCACGGGGACAGGCGACGCCGCCTCCGTCGCCGCGCGTCTCGGGCGTCACATCGCGGACGTCACGGGGCATCCGACGGCCCGGATCACGCCCGCCACCGTACTGGCCGACCTGGGTCTGGACTCGCTGATGGCGGTCCGCATCCGCACCGCCGTGGAGCGCGAGTTCGGGATCACGCTGCCGCTGCGCGACCTGCTCGGCGCCGCCACCGTCGCCGAGGCGGCCGAACGCGTCCGGCAAGGCGGCGCCGCGTCAAAGGACGGGCGAACCCTGCCCGCGTCAGAGGACAGCTCCTCGCCGCAGCGGCTCCCGCACCTCCCGCACCCTTTACAGCCCTTGCAGCTCTTCCAGCTCTTCCAGCTCTTCCAGCCCTTGCAGCCCTTGCGCCCCGGCGGCCCACGCCCGCCGCTTTTCCTGTTCCACGCGGCCGGGGGTTCCTCCGACGTCTACCGCACCCTCGCCCAACGGCTGGGGGACGTCCGCCCCGTGCTGGGCGTGAACCGGCTGGAGGAGGCCGGCACCGTGCCGGAGAAAGCCCGCCGCTACGCCGAGGCGATCACCGCCGCCCACCCCACGGGGCCCGTGCTGCTGGGCGGCTGGTCCTTCGGCGGCTTCCTCGCCCAGGAGACGGCACGGCTGCTCACGGACGCCGGACGGGCCGTGCCCCTGGTCGTGCTCATCGACTCGGTGCGCCCGCTTCTCCCCCCTCCCGGTCCCGCTCGGGCCGACCGCGTCCGCGCGCACTTCGCGGGGTTCGCCCGACATGTCGCAGACGTCTACGGGGTCCGTCTGCGGCTGCCCCACGACGAGCTGGCGGCGACGGACGACGACCGCGAGCGCATCGACCTCGTCCTGCGGACCCTGCGCGCCGCAGCCGACGTGCCGTCCGCCGCGCTGGAGCACCAGCGGGCCTCCTACCTGGACCTGAGGATCGGCGAGGCCCACCGCCCGAGCCGTTATGCCGGTCGCGTGGTGCTGTACCGGGCCACCGAGCCGGCTCCGCACACCGTGCGCGACCCGGCCTACGAACGCGACGACGAGGCCCTCGGCTGGGACGCCGTGTGCCCCGATCTGACAGTGGTGCCGGTCCCGGGGCACCACCTGTCGCTGCTCGACCCCCCGCACGTCGACGAGATCGCCGCCCACCTGGGGCAGCTGCTCGCCGCGCCGGGCGGAACCGCCGAACCTCACTGA
- a CDS encoding fatty acyl-AMP ligase: MDSRRPPLVPAYRTLPEYVRHWAETTPDRRAFTFVDHPDARSRGVHRTLTWQGLDRRVRALAARLADRAEPGSRVALLCPQGTDYVTAFLAALSAEMVAVPLYPPGLAGHADRLIGVLADAHPEVVVTSGRVLAEVEAFCGPSRAQVIAADPVTGGSTTTAPPLARDTGATAYLQYTSGSTRAPAGVEITHANVVANARQALTAYGADAHPVTCVGWLPLYHDMGLVLSVAAPVVGGHLSVLMDPAAFLHEPARWLRLLAAHPRTVSAAPNFAYEYCSTAVTDAQKADLRLDGVAALVNGSEPVRPGTVDRFHAAFAAQGLAADVHCPSYGLAEATVFVSASAPGEPLRRFALDRDALAAGKALPARPDDADAVLLTGCGAPVDQQVRIVDPVSRTALPDGEVGEIWVQGPNVGRGYWNNEPQSRRVFGAGLAGVPGRWLRTGDLGTLLEGQLTVTGRLKDLIVVDGRNHYPQDVEGTAQDAHPAVRRDRLAAFGVPGVRRGEGERVVVVAEHARTSRLDEIDVPALARAVRAAVSARHGLRLADVVLVAPGAVPRTSSGKVSRALTRTRYLEGAYAPRSAG; this comes from the coding sequence ATGGACAGCCGCCGCCCCCCGCTCGTACCCGCGTACCGGACCCTGCCCGAGTACGTGCGGCACTGGGCCGAAACCACCCCCGACCGCCGGGCGTTCACCTTCGTCGACCACCCCGACGCCCGCTCGCGCGGCGTGCACCGCACCCTGACCTGGCAGGGCCTGGACCGGCGGGTGCGCGCGCTCGCGGCCCGGCTCGCCGACCGGGCCGAGCCGGGGTCCCGGGTGGCGCTGCTGTGCCCGCAGGGAACGGACTACGTCACCGCGTTCCTCGCGGCGCTGAGCGCGGAGATGGTCGCCGTTCCGCTGTATCCGCCCGGCCTGGCCGGGCACGCGGACCGGCTCATCGGCGTCCTGGCCGACGCGCACCCCGAGGTCGTGGTGACCTCGGGCCGCGTCCTGGCGGAGGTGGAGGCCTTCTGCGGGCCGTCGCGGGCGCAGGTGATCGCCGCGGACCCGGTGACCGGTGGCTCCACGACGACTGCGCCGCCCCTGGCGCGGGACACCGGGGCGACCGCCTATCTGCAGTACACCTCCGGCTCCACCCGCGCGCCGGCGGGGGTGGAGATCACCCACGCCAACGTGGTCGCCAACGCCCGTCAGGCGCTCACCGCCTACGGCGCCGACGCACACCCGGTGACGTGCGTGGGCTGGCTGCCGCTCTACCACGACATGGGGCTCGTGCTGAGCGTCGCGGCGCCGGTCGTCGGAGGTCATCTGTCGGTGCTCATGGACCCGGCCGCGTTCCTGCACGAACCGGCCCGCTGGCTGCGGCTGCTCGCCGCGCATCCGCGCACGGTGAGCGCCGCGCCGAACTTCGCCTACGAGTACTGCTCGACCGCCGTCACCGACGCGCAGAAGGCGGACCTCCGGCTGGACGGCGTCGCCGCGCTGGTCAACGGCAGCGAACCGGTGCGGCCCGGCACCGTCGACCGCTTCCACGCCGCGTTCGCCGCCCAGGGGCTCGCCGCCGACGTCCACTGTCCGTCGTACGGGCTCGCCGAGGCCACCGTCTTCGTCAGCGCGTCCGCCCCCGGCGAGCCGTTGCGCCGGTTCGCCCTCGACCGGGACGCCCTCGCCGCCGGGAAGGCCCTGCCCGCCCGGCCGGACGACGCCGACGCCGTGCTGCTGACCGGCTGCGGCGCTCCGGTGGACCAGCAGGTCCGCATCGTCGATCCCGTCTCCCGCACGGCCCTGCCCGACGGGGAGGTCGGGGAGATCTGGGTGCAGGGCCCCAACGTGGGGCGCGGCTACTGGAACAACGAGCCGCAGAGCCGGCGGGTCTTCGGCGCCGGGCTCGCCGGCGTCCCGGGCCGCTGGCTGCGCACCGGCGACCTGGGGACCCTGCTGGAGGGGCAGTTGACGGTCACCGGACGGCTGAAGGACCTCATCGTCGTCGACGGGCGCAACCACTACCCGCAGGACGTGGAGGGAACCGCCCAGGACGCGCACCCGGCCGTGCGGCGCGACCGGCTCGCCGCCTTCGGCGTCCCGGGCGTCCGGCGCGGCGAGGGCGAGCGGGTGGTGGTCGTCGCCGAGCACGCGCGGACCTCGCGTCTCGACGAGATCGACGTGCCGGCTCTGGCGCGGGCCGTGCGCGCGGCCGTCTCCGCCCGGCACGGGCTGCGCCTCGCCGACGTCGTCCTCGTCGCCCCGGGCGCAGTGCCCCGCACGTCCAGCGGCAAGGTGTCGCGGGCGCTGACCCGGACCCGCTACCTGGAGGGCGCCTACGCGCCGCGGAGCGCGGGATGA
- a CDS encoding acyl-CoA carboxylase subunit beta: MTGSADGTTARIADLAHRQERATVAVPPRRRGALGARERIERLVDQGSFTETGLFVRARSTGDGARRPAGDGVVTGYGTVDGRPVCVFAQDSTVFGGSMGEAFGEKTVALMDLALKTGCPVVGLNDSGGARIQEGVASLALYAELVRRNVKASGVVPQISVVLGPCAGGAAYSPAITDFTVMVDGVSHMFVTGPDVIEAVTGERTTAEELGGARASNSVNGNAHFLAEDDEDALDIVRDLLSYLPSNNLARPPEYAPGAAPGGAALDEAVPDRTGQAYDMRDILRAVVDDGELLEVHELFAPNIVCALARLEGASVGVVANQPLHAAGVLDIDASEKAARFVRFCDAFGIPLVTFADVPGYLSGVHQERAGIIRRGAKLLYAYAEATVPKVTVVVRKAYGGGYAVMGSKHLGADLNLAWPTARIAVMGAEGAVGVLHRRELAAADDPEALRARLVAAYESVHGTPYPAAERGYVDAVIAPRDTRAQLCRALRALRGKRAPMPERRHGNIPL, translated from the coding sequence ATGACCGGTTCGGCGGACGGCACCACAGCACGCATCGCGGACCTGGCGCACCGTCAGGAGCGCGCGACGGTGGCGGTCCCGCCGCGCAGACGCGGGGCGCTCGGCGCGCGGGAGCGGATCGAACGGCTCGTGGACCAGGGCTCCTTCACCGAGACCGGGCTGTTCGTCCGGGCCCGGTCGACGGGGGACGGCGCCCGCCGGCCGGCCGGCGACGGCGTGGTCACCGGGTACGGCACGGTCGACGGCCGCCCCGTCTGTGTGTTCGCGCAGGACTCGACGGTCTTCGGCGGCAGCATGGGCGAGGCCTTCGGCGAGAAGACGGTGGCCCTGATGGATCTCGCGCTGAAGACCGGTTGTCCGGTCGTCGGGCTCAACGACTCCGGCGGCGCCCGCATCCAGGAGGGGGTCGCCTCGCTCGCCCTCTACGCCGAACTGGTGCGCCGCAACGTGAAGGCGTCGGGGGTCGTCCCGCAGATCTCGGTCGTCCTCGGGCCCTGCGCCGGCGGGGCCGCGTACTCTCCGGCGATCACCGACTTCACCGTGATGGTGGACGGCGTCTCGCACATGTTCGTCACCGGCCCCGACGTCATCGAGGCGGTCACCGGCGAGCGCACCACCGCGGAGGAGCTGGGCGGCGCCCGGGCCAGCAACTCCGTCAACGGCAACGCCCACTTCCTCGCCGAGGACGACGAGGACGCCCTCGACATCGTCCGCGACCTGCTGTCGTACCTGCCGTCCAACAACCTGGCGCGGCCCCCGGAGTACGCCCCGGGGGCCGCTCCCGGCGGCGCGGCGCTGGACGAGGCGGTGCCCGACCGGACCGGGCAGGCCTACGACATGCGCGACATCCTGCGGGCCGTCGTGGACGACGGCGAACTGCTCGAGGTGCACGAGCTGTTCGCGCCGAACATCGTCTGCGCGCTGGCGCGGCTCGAGGGCGCCAGCGTCGGCGTCGTCGCCAACCAGCCGCTGCACGCCGCCGGCGTCCTCGACATCGACGCCTCCGAGAAGGCGGCCCGGTTCGTACGGTTCTGCGACGCGTTCGGCATCCCGCTGGTGACCTTCGCCGACGTCCCCGGCTATCTCTCCGGCGTCCACCAGGAGCGGGCAGGCATCATCCGGCGCGGCGCCAAGCTGCTGTACGCGTACGCCGAGGCGACGGTGCCGAAGGTCACGGTCGTCGTGCGCAAGGCGTACGGCGGCGGGTACGCGGTGATGGGCTCCAAGCACCTGGGCGCCGATCTCAACCTGGCCTGGCCCACGGCGCGGATCGCCGTCATGGGCGCGGAAGGCGCCGTCGGCGTGCTGCACCGGCGTGAACTGGCCGCCGCCGACGACCCCGAGGCGCTGCGGGCCCGTCTCGTCGCCGCGTACGAGTCCGTCCACGGCACCCCGTACCCCGCCGCCGAGCGCGGATACGTCGACGCCGTCATCGCCCCCCGGGACACGCGTGCGCAACTGTGCCGCGCGCTGCGTGCGCTGCGCGGCAAACGCGCCCCCATGCCGGAGCGCCGGCACGGGAACATCCCGCTCTGA